The following proteins come from a genomic window of Meles meles chromosome 1, mMelMel3.1 paternal haplotype, whole genome shotgun sequence:
- the ESPN gene encoding espin isoform X7 yields MPPPPPGAQRGPPAQAQAALLPGNHVHNGCAADPRASRELPPPPPPPPPPPPPPPLPEALSSPPPAPPLPFEGAGPGCGQRRSSSSTGSTKSFNMMSPTGDNSELLAEIKAGKSLKPTPQSKGLTTVFSGSGQPISQADSPLPPASPAPSRARSPTPPAAGPQPLLNGSVAPAPPATPAPGVQLDVEALVPTHDEQGRPIPEWKRQVMVRKLQQKMQEEEEQRRKLTAASSCCYPREGWRYSSAHNAILGPFGELMTEADILRIEQQIENLQVLHKAQKLEARLEQLELELEQLLPISAALSAPRFTVDPRRMHGRAASLPAWCSKISTLLKSMATLLAALGGRPAHLAELLAADTGQPLAPLPDAPWRPGPLCLGRSHSLSWCREAVAREILECGVSVQHLRAVYELRAQGSAPACDSRRKPSLPAGASGREPILEEDYVAAGAGEPGAPAANGLPAAGDSLSALDPPDAPGHQAALPEPEPEPPARRPRLPPELRGVQDYIDMRKERIVYLFLEHWRKWTFRGPGRHAQARLRRLLPRVVAAGARPAPDAADAPPPAAADGPDGRLLRLLKQRQVVGKLLGHWRSLLRQVPARLPGSGLAHGLYWPEHFLPPLDGGAPRRYDSLTLDLFMLGYFQLLEMGLSREERKFRHLLCYEMFDRLGSHPWGLIRLFHRVVLEEVEAGRRSWSDGFEDLRRRFFGDSPEAEPAREDEAAEKEQEEEKREGEEEREPAEKIISAQTVDWPEGQPEAPAPAPQPPTPPPPAAPPPTWDPPSSEAPAEDPLELVSEMGEFSNEDICRYIDRSFSFWKEKEAELFDI; encoded by the exons ATGCCGCCCCCGCCGCCAGGTGCACAGCGGGGGCCACCGGCACAGGCGCAG GCGGCGCTGCTCCCCGGGAACCACGTGCACAACGGCTGCGCCGCGGACCCCAGGGCGTCCAGGGAgctgcccccgccgcccccgccgccgccgccgcccccgccgccgccgcccctgcCGGAGGCCCTGAGCTCGCCGCCGCCGGCTCCGCCTCTGCCCTTCGAGGGCGCGGGCCCTGGCTGCGGGCAGCGTCGCTCCTCCTCGTCCACCGGCA GCACCAAGTCTTTCAACATGATGTCCCCAACGGGTGACAACTCCGAGCTACTGGCTGAGATCAAGGCGGGCAAGAGTCTGAAGCCAACGCCGCAGAGCAAGGGACTGACCACGGTGTTCTCGGGCAGCGGGCAGCCCATCTCCCAG GCCGACTCGCCGCTGCCTCCCGCGTCGCCGGCGCCTTCACGGGCCCGCAGCCCCACCCCGCCCGCCGCGGGGCCCCAGCCTCTGCTCAACGGCAGCGTGGCGCCGGCACCGCCCGCCACCCCGGCGCCCGGCGTGCAGCTCGACGTGGAGGCGCTCGTCCCCACGCACGACGAGCAGGGCCGGCCCATCCCGGAGTGGAAGCGGCAGGTGATGGTGCGGAAACTGCAGCAGAAgatgcaggaggaggaggagcagaggcggAAG CTGACGGCCGCCAGCTCGTGCTGCTACCCCCGCGAGGGCTGGAGGTACTCCAGCGCGCACAACGCCATCCTCGGGCCCTTCGGCGAGCTCATGACCGAAGCCGACATCCTCCGCATCGAGCAGCAAATCGAGAACCTGCAGGTGCTGCACAAGGCGCAGAAGCTGGAGGCGCGCCTGGagcagctggagctggagctggagcagcTGCTGCCCATCTCGGCCGCCCTTTCGGCGCCGCGCTTCACCGTCGACCCGCGCCGCATGCACGGCCGCGCCGCCAGCCTGCCCGCCTGGTGCAGCAAGATCTCCACGCTGCTCAAGAGCATGGCCACGCTGCTGGCCGCGCTGGGCGGCCGGCCCGCGCACCTGGCCGAGCTGCTGGCCGCCGACACGGGCCAGCCGCTGGCCCCGCTGCCCGACGCGCCCTGGCGGCCGGGCCCGCTCTGCCTGGGCCGCTCGCACTCGCTGAGCTGGTGCCGCGAGGCCGTGGCGCGCGAGATCCTGGAGTGCGGCGTCTCGGTGCAACACCTCCGCGCCGTCTACGAGCTGCGCGCCCAGGGCTCGGCGCCCGCGTGCGACTCACGCCGTAAGCCCTCGCTCCCCGCCGGCGCCTCTGGCCGAGAGCCCATCCTCGAGGAGGACTACGTGGCGGCCGGCGCAGGGGAGCCGGGCGCCCCCGCCGCCAACGGCTTGCCGGCCGCCGGGGACTCCCTGAGCGCTCTGGACCCGCCCGACGCTCCCGGCCACCAGGCGGCGCTGCCCGAACCCGAGCCCGAGCCGCCCGCGCGCCGGCCTCGGCTGCCCCCCGAGCTGCGCGGCGTCCAGGACTACATAGATATGCGCAAGGAGCGCATCGTCTACCTCTTCCTGGAGCACTGGCGCAAGTGGACCTTCCGCGGCCCCGGGCGCCACGCCCAGGCGCGCCTACGCAGGCTGCTGCCCCGCGTGGTGGCCGCCGGCGCGCGCCCGGCCCCAGACGCAGCCGACGCGCCCCCGCCAGCGGCCGCCGACGGCCCCGACGGACGGCTGCTGCGCCTGCTCAAGCAGCGGCAGGTGGTGGGCAAGCTGCTGGGCCACTGGCGGAGCCTGCTGCGGCAGGTGCCCGCCCGGCTGCCCGGCTCGGGCCTGGCGCACGGCCTGTACTGGCCCGAACACTTCCTGCCGCCCCTCGACGGCGGCGCGCCCCGGCGCTACGACAGCCTCACGCTCGACCTGTTCATGCTCGGCTACTTCCAGCTGCTCGAGATGGGCCTGAGCCGTGAGGAGCGCAAGTTCCGCCACCTGCTCTGCTACGAGATGTTTGACCGGCTGGGCAGCCACCCGTGGGGGCTCATCCGCCTCTTCCACCGCGTGGTGCTGGAGGAGGTGGAGGCCGGCCGGCGCAGCTGGAGCGACGGCTTTGAGGACCTCAGGCGCCGGTTCTTTGGAGACAGCCCGGAGGCCGAGCCAGCCCGGGAAGATGAGGCCGCCGAGAAGGagcaagaggaggagaaaagagaaggggaggaggagagggagccgGCGGAAAAGATCATTTCGGCTCAGACGGTGGACTGGCCAGAGGGGCAGCCCGAAGCCCCAGCTCCTGCgccgcagccccccaccccacccccgccggctGCGCCGCCCCCGACATGGGACCCTCCTAGTTCCGAAGCCCCCGCCGAAGATCCCCTGGAGCTGGTGTCTGAGATGGGCGAGTTCAGCAACGAGGACATCTGCCGCTACATCGATCGCAGCTTCTCCTTctggaaagagaaggaggcagagctcTTTGACATCTGA
- the ESPN gene encoding espin isoform X1 → MALERALQAARQGDLDVLKSLHAAGLLKPSLRDPLDALPVHHAARAGKLHCLRFLVEEAALPATARARNGATPAHDAAATGHLACLQWLLSKGGCGVQDKDNSGATVLHLAARFGHPELVDWLLHHGGGDPTVATETGALPVHYAAAKGDFPSLRLLVRHHPGGVTAQTKTGATPLYLACQEGHLEVTQYLVQECGADPHARAQDGMTPLHAAAQMGHSPVIVWLVSCTDVSLSERDKDGATAMHFAASRGHAKVLSWLLLHGGEISTDLWGGTPLHDAAENGELECCQILVVNGAELDVRDRDGYTAAELSDYNGHSRCTRYLRTVENLSVEHRVLSRDPSAELEAKQPDSGMSSPNTTMSVQPLNLDLSSPTSTLSNYDSCSSSHSSIKDQRPPRRLPSSRAADIQKYIDKLSPQLGRPRGKTERTAPLPPPPSFPPPPPPPNTQLPPPPPGYPAPQPPAGPQAADIYLQTKSKLRHVETEALKKELGSRDGHNGLRRQDSGRKPRAFSKQPSTGDYYRQLGRCPGEPPAAGPGMAHSEEVRVCQPAPAGRPGPGPASRSSLASPSAPPQAALLPGNHVHNGCAADPRASRELPPPPPPPPPPPPPPPLPEALSSPPPAPPLPFEGAGPGCGQRRSSSSTGSTKSFNMMSPTGDNSELLAEIKAGKSLKPTPQSKGLTTVFSGSGQPISQADSPLPPASPAPSRARSPTPPAAGPQPLLNGSVAPAPPATPAPGVQLDVEALVPTHDEQGRPIPEWKRQVMVRKLQQKMQEEEEQRRKLTAASSCCYPREGWRYSSAHNAILGPFGELMTEADILRIEQQIENLQVLHKAQKLEARLEQLELELEQLLPISAALSAPRFTVDPRRMHGRAASLPAWCSKISTLLKSMATLLAALGGRPAHLAELLAADTGQPLAPLPDAPWRPGPLCLGRSHSLSWCREAVAREILECGVSVQHLRAVYELRAQGSAPACDSRRKPSLPAGASGREPILEEDYVAAGAGEPGAPAANGLPAAGDSLSALDPPDAPGHQAALPEPEPEPPARRPRLPPELRGVQDYIDMRKERIVYLFLEHWRKWTFRGPGRHAQARLRRLLPRVVAAGARPAPDAADAPPPAAADGPDGRLLRLLKQRQVVGKLLGHWRSLLRQVPARLPGSGLAHGLYWPEHFLPPLDGGAPRRYDSLTLDLFMLGYFQLLEMGLSREERKFRHLLCYEMFDRLGSHPWGLIRLFHRVVLEEVEAGRRSWSDGFEDLRRRFFGDSPEAEPAREDEAAEKEQEEEKREGEEEREPAEKIISAQTVDWPEGQPEAPAPAPQPPTPPPPAAPPPTWDPPSSEAPAEDPLELVSEMGEFSNEDICRYIDRSFSFWKEKEAELFDI, encoded by the exons ATGGCCCTGGAGCGGGCGCTGCAGGCAGCGCGGCAGGGCGACCTGGACGTGCTGAAGTCCCTGCACGCCGCGGGCCTGCTCAAGCCCTCGCTGCGGGACCCGCTGGACGCGCTGCCGGTGCACCACGCCGCCCGCGCCGGCAAGCTGCACTGTCTGCGCTTCCTGGTGGAGGAGGCCGCCCTGCCCGCCACGGCCCGCGCGCGCAACGGCGCCACGCCGGCCCACGACGCCGCCGCCACTGGCCACCTCGCCTGCCTGCAGTGGCTGCTCTCGAAGGGCGGCTGTGGAGTGCAG GACAAAGACAATTCCGGTGCCACAGTCCTGCACCTGGCTGCCCGCTTCGGCCACCCTGAGTTGGTGGACTGGCTGCTGCATCATGGCGGTGGGGATCCCACCGTGGCCACGGAAACAGGCGCCCTGCCTGTCCACTACGCTGCCGCCAAAGGAGACTTCCCCTCCCTGAGGCTTCTCGTCAGGCACCATCCCGG GGGAGTGACTGCCCAAACCAAGACTGGTGCCACGCCCCTGTACCTGGCGTGCCAGGAGGGCCACCTGGAGGTGACGCAGTACCTGGTGCAGGAGTGCGGCGCGGACCCGCACGCGAGGGCCCAGGACGGCATGACCCCGCTGCACGCCGCGGCGCAGATGGGCCACAGCCCCGTCATCGTGTGGCTG GTGAGCTGCACCGACGTGAGCCTGTCGGAGCGGGACAAGGACGGCGCCACGGCCATGCACTTCGCGGCGAGCCGCGGCCACGCCAAAGTGCTCAGCTGGCTCCTGCTGCACGGCGGCGAGATCTCCACCGACCTGTGGGGCGGGACCCCGCTGCACGACGCGGCGGAAAACggggagctggag TGCTGCCAGATCCTGGTAGTGAACGGCGCGGAGCTGGACGTCCGCGACCGCGACGGATATACGGCCGCCGAGCTCTCGGACTACAATGGCCACAGCCGTTGCACCCGCTACCTGCGCACCGTGGAGAACCTG AGTGTGGAGCACCGTGTCCTGTCCCGGGATCCGTCTGCTGAGCTGGAGGCCAAGCAGCCCGACTCCGGCATGTCTTCACCCAATACCACCATGTCCGTCCAGCCGCTGAACCTTGACCTCAGCTCGCCCACTAGCACCCTCTCCAACTACGACTCCTGCTCCTCCAGCCACTCCAGCATCAAGGACCAGCGCCCCCCACGCC ggcttCCCAGCTCAAGAGCTGCAGACATCCAAAAGTACATAGACAAGCTGAGCCCGCAGCTGGGCCGGCCACGGGGCAAGACGGAGAGAACCGCACCACTGCCACCACCGCCCAGCTTCCctccgccgcccccgcccccgaaCACCCaactgcccccgcccccaccaggcTACCCAGCTCCCCAGCCCCCCGCGGGACCACAGGCTGCTGACATCTACCTGCAGACCAAGAGCAAACTCCGCCACGTGGAGACGGAGGCCCTCAAGAAAGAG CTGGGCTCCCGCGACGGCCACAACGGGCTGAGGAGGCAGGACTCCGGCCGCAAGCCCCGCGCCTTCAGCAAGCAGCCCAGCACGGGGGACTACTACCGGCAGCTGGGCCGCTGCCCCGGGGAGCCGCCGGCCGCGGGCCCGGGCATGGCGCACAGCGAGGAGGTGCGTGTCTGCCAGCCCGCGCCCGCCGGccgcccgggccccggcccggcctcccgctcctcactcGCGAGCCCCTCCGCTCCCCCGCAGGCGGCGCTGCTCCCCGGGAACCACGTGCACAACGGCTGCGCCGCGGACCCCAGGGCGTCCAGGGAgctgcccccgccgcccccgccgccgccgccgcccccgccgccgccgcccctgcCGGAGGCCCTGAGCTCGCCGCCGCCGGCTCCGCCTCTGCCCTTCGAGGGCGCGGGCCCTGGCTGCGGGCAGCGTCGCTCCTCCTCGTCCACCGGCA GCACCAAGTCTTTCAACATGATGTCCCCAACGGGTGACAACTCCGAGCTACTGGCTGAGATCAAGGCGGGCAAGAGTCTGAAGCCAACGCCGCAGAGCAAGGGACTGACCACGGTGTTCTCGGGCAGCGGGCAGCCCATCTCCCAG GCCGACTCGCCGCTGCCTCCCGCGTCGCCGGCGCCTTCACGGGCCCGCAGCCCCACCCCGCCCGCCGCGGGGCCCCAGCCTCTGCTCAACGGCAGCGTGGCGCCGGCACCGCCCGCCACCCCGGCGCCCGGCGTGCAGCTCGACGTGGAGGCGCTCGTCCCCACGCACGACGAGCAGGGCCGGCCCATCCCGGAGTGGAAGCGGCAGGTGATGGTGCGGAAACTGCAGCAGAAgatgcaggaggaggaggagcagaggcggAAG CTGACGGCCGCCAGCTCGTGCTGCTACCCCCGCGAGGGCTGGAGGTACTCCAGCGCGCACAACGCCATCCTCGGGCCCTTCGGCGAGCTCATGACCGAAGCCGACATCCTCCGCATCGAGCAGCAAATCGAGAACCTGCAGGTGCTGCACAAGGCGCAGAAGCTGGAGGCGCGCCTGGagcagctggagctggagctggagcagcTGCTGCCCATCTCGGCCGCCCTTTCGGCGCCGCGCTTCACCGTCGACCCGCGCCGCATGCACGGCCGCGCCGCCAGCCTGCCCGCCTGGTGCAGCAAGATCTCCACGCTGCTCAAGAGCATGGCCACGCTGCTGGCCGCGCTGGGCGGCCGGCCCGCGCACCTGGCCGAGCTGCTGGCCGCCGACACGGGCCAGCCGCTGGCCCCGCTGCCCGACGCGCCCTGGCGGCCGGGCCCGCTCTGCCTGGGCCGCTCGCACTCGCTGAGCTGGTGCCGCGAGGCCGTGGCGCGCGAGATCCTGGAGTGCGGCGTCTCGGTGCAACACCTCCGCGCCGTCTACGAGCTGCGCGCCCAGGGCTCGGCGCCCGCGTGCGACTCACGCCGTAAGCCCTCGCTCCCCGCCGGCGCCTCTGGCCGAGAGCCCATCCTCGAGGAGGACTACGTGGCGGCCGGCGCAGGGGAGCCGGGCGCCCCCGCCGCCAACGGCTTGCCGGCCGCCGGGGACTCCCTGAGCGCTCTGGACCCGCCCGACGCTCCCGGCCACCAGGCGGCGCTGCCCGAACCCGAGCCCGAGCCGCCCGCGCGCCGGCCTCGGCTGCCCCCCGAGCTGCGCGGCGTCCAGGACTACATAGATATGCGCAAGGAGCGCATCGTCTACCTCTTCCTGGAGCACTGGCGCAAGTGGACCTTCCGCGGCCCCGGGCGCCACGCCCAGGCGCGCCTACGCAGGCTGCTGCCCCGCGTGGTGGCCGCCGGCGCGCGCCCGGCCCCAGACGCAGCCGACGCGCCCCCGCCAGCGGCCGCCGACGGCCCCGACGGACGGCTGCTGCGCCTGCTCAAGCAGCGGCAGGTGGTGGGCAAGCTGCTGGGCCACTGGCGGAGCCTGCTGCGGCAGGTGCCCGCCCGGCTGCCCGGCTCGGGCCTGGCGCACGGCCTGTACTGGCCCGAACACTTCCTGCCGCCCCTCGACGGCGGCGCGCCCCGGCGCTACGACAGCCTCACGCTCGACCTGTTCATGCTCGGCTACTTCCAGCTGCTCGAGATGGGCCTGAGCCGTGAGGAGCGCAAGTTCCGCCACCTGCTCTGCTACGAGATGTTTGACCGGCTGGGCAGCCACCCGTGGGGGCTCATCCGCCTCTTCCACCGCGTGGTGCTGGAGGAGGTGGAGGCCGGCCGGCGCAGCTGGAGCGACGGCTTTGAGGACCTCAGGCGCCGGTTCTTTGGAGACAGCCCGGAGGCCGAGCCAGCCCGGGAAGATGAGGCCGCCGAGAAGGagcaagaggaggagaaaagagaaggggaggaggagagggagccgGCGGAAAAGATCATTTCGGCTCAGACGGTGGACTGGCCAGAGGGGCAGCCCGAAGCCCCAGCTCCTGCgccgcagccccccaccccacccccgccggctGCGCCGCCCCCGACATGGGACCCTCCTAGTTCCGAAGCCCCCGCCGAAGATCCCCTGGAGCTGGTGTCTGAGATGGGCGAGTTCAGCAACGAGGACATCTGCCGCTACATCGATCGCAGCTTCTCCTTctggaaagagaaggaggcagagctcTTTGACATCTGA
- the ESPN gene encoding espin isoform X4 encodes MREGKGGGVTRNPGLGSRDGHNGLRRQDSGRKPRAFSKQPSTGDYYRQLGRCPGEPPAAGPGMAHSEEVRVCQPAPAGRPGPGPASRSSLASPSAPPQAALLPGNHVHNGCAADPRASRELPPPPPPPPPPPPPPPLPEALSSPPPAPPLPFEGAGPGCGQRRSSSSTGSTKSFNMMSPTGDNSELLAEIKAGKSLKPTPQSKGLTTVFSGSGQPISQADSPLPPASPAPSRARSPTPPAAGPQPLLNGSVAPAPPATPAPGVQLDVEALVPTHDEQGRPIPEWKRQVMVRKLQQKMQEEEEQRRKLTAASSCCYPREGWRYSSAHNAILGPFGELMTEADILRIEQQIENLQVLHKAQKLEARLEQLELELEQLLPISAALSAPRFTVDPRRMHGRAASLPAWCSKISTLLKSMATLLAALGGRPAHLAELLAADTGQPLAPLPDAPWRPGPLCLGRSHSLSWCREAVAREILECGVSVQHLRAVYELRAQGSAPACDSRRKPSLPAGASGREPILEEDYVAAGAGEPGAPAANGLPAAGDSLSALDPPDAPGHQAALPEPEPEPPARRPRLPPELRGVQDYIDMRKERIVYLFLEHWRKWTFRGPGRHAQARLRRLLPRVVAAGARPAPDAADAPPPAAADGPDGRLLRLLKQRQVVGKLLGHWRSLLRQVPARLPGSGLAHGLYWPEHFLPPLDGGAPRRYDSLTLDLFMLGYFQLLEMGLSREERKFRHLLCYEMFDRLGSHPWGLIRLFHRVVLEEVEAGRRSWSDGFEDLRRRFFGDSPEAEPAREDEAAEKEQEEEKREGEEEREPAEKIISAQTVDWPEGQPEAPAPAPQPPTPPPPAAPPPTWDPPSSEAPAEDPLELVSEMGEFSNEDICRYIDRSFSFWKEKEAELFDI; translated from the exons ATGCGGGAGGGGAAGGGCGGGGGCGTGACCCGGAACCCAGGG CTGGGCTCCCGCGACGGCCACAACGGGCTGAGGAGGCAGGACTCCGGCCGCAAGCCCCGCGCCTTCAGCAAGCAGCCCAGCACGGGGGACTACTACCGGCAGCTGGGCCGCTGCCCCGGGGAGCCGCCGGCCGCGGGCCCGGGCATGGCGCACAGCGAGGAGGTGCGTGTCTGCCAGCCCGCGCCCGCCGGccgcccgggccccggcccggcctcccgctcctcactcGCGAGCCCCTCCGCTCCCCCGCAGGCGGCGCTGCTCCCCGGGAACCACGTGCACAACGGCTGCGCCGCGGACCCCAGGGCGTCCAGGGAgctgcccccgccgcccccgccgccgccgccgcccccgccgccgccgcccctgcCGGAGGCCCTGAGCTCGCCGCCGCCGGCTCCGCCTCTGCCCTTCGAGGGCGCGGGCCCTGGCTGCGGGCAGCGTCGCTCCTCCTCGTCCACCGGCA GCACCAAGTCTTTCAACATGATGTCCCCAACGGGTGACAACTCCGAGCTACTGGCTGAGATCAAGGCGGGCAAGAGTCTGAAGCCAACGCCGCAGAGCAAGGGACTGACCACGGTGTTCTCGGGCAGCGGGCAGCCCATCTCCCAG GCCGACTCGCCGCTGCCTCCCGCGTCGCCGGCGCCTTCACGGGCCCGCAGCCCCACCCCGCCCGCCGCGGGGCCCCAGCCTCTGCTCAACGGCAGCGTGGCGCCGGCACCGCCCGCCACCCCGGCGCCCGGCGTGCAGCTCGACGTGGAGGCGCTCGTCCCCACGCACGACGAGCAGGGCCGGCCCATCCCGGAGTGGAAGCGGCAGGTGATGGTGCGGAAACTGCAGCAGAAgatgcaggaggaggaggagcagaggcggAAG CTGACGGCCGCCAGCTCGTGCTGCTACCCCCGCGAGGGCTGGAGGTACTCCAGCGCGCACAACGCCATCCTCGGGCCCTTCGGCGAGCTCATGACCGAAGCCGACATCCTCCGCATCGAGCAGCAAATCGAGAACCTGCAGGTGCTGCACAAGGCGCAGAAGCTGGAGGCGCGCCTGGagcagctggagctggagctggagcagcTGCTGCCCATCTCGGCCGCCCTTTCGGCGCCGCGCTTCACCGTCGACCCGCGCCGCATGCACGGCCGCGCCGCCAGCCTGCCCGCCTGGTGCAGCAAGATCTCCACGCTGCTCAAGAGCATGGCCACGCTGCTGGCCGCGCTGGGCGGCCGGCCCGCGCACCTGGCCGAGCTGCTGGCCGCCGACACGGGCCAGCCGCTGGCCCCGCTGCCCGACGCGCCCTGGCGGCCGGGCCCGCTCTGCCTGGGCCGCTCGCACTCGCTGAGCTGGTGCCGCGAGGCCGTGGCGCGCGAGATCCTGGAGTGCGGCGTCTCGGTGCAACACCTCCGCGCCGTCTACGAGCTGCGCGCCCAGGGCTCGGCGCCCGCGTGCGACTCACGCCGTAAGCCCTCGCTCCCCGCCGGCGCCTCTGGCCGAGAGCCCATCCTCGAGGAGGACTACGTGGCGGCCGGCGCAGGGGAGCCGGGCGCCCCCGCCGCCAACGGCTTGCCGGCCGCCGGGGACTCCCTGAGCGCTCTGGACCCGCCCGACGCTCCCGGCCACCAGGCGGCGCTGCCCGAACCCGAGCCCGAGCCGCCCGCGCGCCGGCCTCGGCTGCCCCCCGAGCTGCGCGGCGTCCAGGACTACATAGATATGCGCAAGGAGCGCATCGTCTACCTCTTCCTGGAGCACTGGCGCAAGTGGACCTTCCGCGGCCCCGGGCGCCACGCCCAGGCGCGCCTACGCAGGCTGCTGCCCCGCGTGGTGGCCGCCGGCGCGCGCCCGGCCCCAGACGCAGCCGACGCGCCCCCGCCAGCGGCCGCCGACGGCCCCGACGGACGGCTGCTGCGCCTGCTCAAGCAGCGGCAGGTGGTGGGCAAGCTGCTGGGCCACTGGCGGAGCCTGCTGCGGCAGGTGCCCGCCCGGCTGCCCGGCTCGGGCCTGGCGCACGGCCTGTACTGGCCCGAACACTTCCTGCCGCCCCTCGACGGCGGCGCGCCCCGGCGCTACGACAGCCTCACGCTCGACCTGTTCATGCTCGGCTACTTCCAGCTGCTCGAGATGGGCCTGAGCCGTGAGGAGCGCAAGTTCCGCCACCTGCTCTGCTACGAGATGTTTGACCGGCTGGGCAGCCACCCGTGGGGGCTCATCCGCCTCTTCCACCGCGTGGTGCTGGAGGAGGTGGAGGCCGGCCGGCGCAGCTGGAGCGACGGCTTTGAGGACCTCAGGCGCCGGTTCTTTGGAGACAGCCCGGAGGCCGAGCCAGCCCGGGAAGATGAGGCCGCCGAGAAGGagcaagaggaggagaaaagagaaggggaggaggagagggagccgGCGGAAAAGATCATTTCGGCTCAGACGGTGGACTGGCCAGAGGGGCAGCCCGAAGCCCCAGCTCCTGCgccgcagccccccaccccacccccgccggctGCGCCGCCCCCGACATGGGACCCTCCTAGTTCCGAAGCCCCCGCCGAAGATCCCCTGGAGCTGGTGTCTGAGATGGGCGAGTTCAGCAACGAGGACATCTGCCGCTACATCGATCGCAGCTTCTCCTTctggaaagagaaggaggcagagctcTTTGACATCTGA